The Primulina eburnea isolate SZY01 chromosome 13, ASM2296580v1, whole genome shotgun sequence genome includes a region encoding these proteins:
- the LOC140808752 gene encoding uncharacterized protein isoform X7: MANPGSKFVSANLNKSYGQQQQFNGGGGGNHGQASAVGWGRGGGMLVLSKNRGIAQKSGSKLSVPPPLNLPSLRKEHERFDTSGRSRGMAPGCGARPSSTHVGWTKPVIVSALSEKNESNAHIPLTDAMEAKDVISRGTGSYVPPSARSNGLGLVGSSSGSVSRDFVPSIAKVTVLKGEDFPSLQAARPVSSETSQKQKEFSNQKQKQIVGEEFNQKKRDIYHSGSLANAQPSGQPSWNSIRNLSVENTGEGRGTGRGRLADRTGKEDEYFTSPLPLVRMNPRSDWADDERDTSHGFSERGRDVGYSKSDSYWDGNLDLHRPSVLSHKVAQSPYDRWGQRGNETVGFDERDLFSGGLVGVIRKKRDAAKSTDFHDPVRESFQAELERVQKMQELERQRIIGEQEKALEQARREEEERQRRIREEEVRQRRIEEEAREASWRAEHERLEAIRIAEEHRISREDEMRRIYVEEERRKQAAKLKLLELEAKIAKREAQAASASRGNISAPNMVNDEQLEASVKEKDFSRTLDTWEDGERMVDKLTTSASFDPFAPSRPYEMSWRPYPPSESSSSFLDARKGIIHRDAFENGGSFCPPPLEQEIDHYSPRRDAFGGGRAVSRDNSYGRARNSMRQPRVLPPPSLNLSQRAPFERPIDHSGPSAVLDDEIRYTNSAISLPIRRTSYNGSNQKGLQLPEVEVKNITPEDQIQNNKSRCDSQSSLSVSSPPNSPPQLSHDELDGFEDSPVKSGITEVRGNILAESGSVVLNGKSSTAVLVAGFASEDEEWTIENDDTLQHQEEYDEDEDGYIEEDEVRDGDDENLELSKKFEALEFEETEPSAMVDNVVLGFDEGVEVVIPSDDFENSSRTQDRTYGISDISGDVGDRRGPIDGLPAEEQGLLNANDMSNIIANTSSVKIKESELISEGSIGQSVEASYSSSLDLLDCVDSSVSTGLALQQSVACSGDVTAAVGQTSISSVSSAGSPTDLPVKLQFGLFSGPSLIPSPVPAIQIGSIQMPLHIHLPVGQSFTYLDPSQPPVFQFGQMQYTSPISQGILPMPPQSMSFIKPNMQVPFNLNQRTGDSMYNQPAPDVSAQNVAEHEFNKLPGFVSGPPEQSHGSLSVGINSVWEAESRSDQNIGRTTCLSSATGKEMESNSLRRMEEKGHYDSAPKNYLPSSEEKESESQMKIMQLPVRAASGDKIFSGPRRLDRLYSGRGKNNSYIVRKADTRSSFTNGMPTNSTGFQRRSQRTVRHTEFRIRESIDRGKGPLMVSFKDSGLDYKSSYAGKAMGDFRRSWSKRGNISNRPLKHRTKAEVSDGIYSEVANPGDMVAKEMGKNVSFKSRNISYTNEANLPKKVSEDVDAPLLKGVVRVYEQPGIETPSDEDDFIEVRSKRQMLNDRREQREKEIKAKSLTTKREKEIKAKLLTTQQPPCKLHARKPYSIVSGGPSELAMPCENQESCLDVAVSESHQLAHNEVSTGYTTSIFQPLAPIGTPINSESQSIKPRTGSMTVISSGEKGYENKNNDTNQIKLSSTSWSTSGMNQQVMSLTQTELEEAMKPMRYNSDNSIVGGHSSTASDPILPTMSISVKEKKFSSGASPINSLLAGEKIQFGAVTSPSVLPPSSRAVSLGIGAPGSNRHDVQISRNFSVAENDSSLFFEKENHSTDGCVPLQDCKAEAEAATATSVAAICVDDFVSNGLGPLSAANVPDTKTFTRADIDVITTGVIGGLQSVNHSRGEELLSVSLPADLSVETTQISLWSPLPSSQSSSTQMPSHFSGGPSHLPFYEVNPMLGGPLLAFGPHEESSGTLSQPQKSTAPSSGPIGNWQQWHSGLDSFYNPPTGYPGRLVSPSGSIPGVQGPPHMVVYNHFAPVGQYGQFGQYGQFGLSFMGTTFIPSGHTSTSVQVNDGDVHGINTTSTQHNASNMMAPIRHLSPGSPLVPMASPLPMFNLSPFQVKESSSFCKSCCVAEITVLLFCIL, encoded by the exons ATGGCCAACCCTGGCTCCAAGTTTGTGTCAGCAAATCTGAACAAGTCTTATGGGCAGCAGCAGCAGTTTAATGGTGGTGGTGGAGGCAATCACGGGCAGGCTTCCGCTGTTGGGTGGGGCCGTGGCGGTGGAATGCTGGTTTTGTCCAAGAACCGGGGCATTGCTCAGAAGTCTGGTTCGAAGCTATCTGTTCCACCCCCCTTAAATTTGCCCTCGTTGAGGAAAGAACACGAGCGATTCGATACATCCGGCCGCAGTCGTGGTATGGCTCCTGGTTGTGGAGCGAGGCCTTCTTCAACGCATGTGGGCTGGACCAAACCGGTAATTGTTTCTGCCTTGTCCGAAAAGAATGAGAGCAATGCTCATATTCCCTTGACTGATGCGATGGAAGCTAAGGATGTGATAAGTCGGGGCACTGGTTCTTATGTTCCTCCTTCAGCTCGTTCTAATGGGTTAGGACTTGTGGGTTCCAGTTCTGGTTCTGTCTCACGGGATTTTGTACCTTCTATCGCAAAAGTTACGGTTTTAAAAGGTGAGGATTTTCCATCTCTGCAGGCTGCAAGGCCTGTCTCTTCTGAGACATCCCAGAAACAGAAGGAATTTTCAAACCAGAAACAAAAGCAGATTGTAGGTGAGGAATTCAATCAGAAGAAGAGAGACATCTATCATTCAGGTTCTTTGGCTAATGCACAGCCTTCAGGGCAGCCTTCGTGGAATTCTATCAGAAATTTGTCAGTAGAGAACACTGGTGAGGGTCGTGGGACAGGTAGGGGGCGACTGGCTGATCGAACTGGTAAAGAGGATGAGTATTTTACTTCTCCACTACCGCTAGTTCGCATGAATCCAAGGTCGGACTGGGCAGATGATGAGCGTGACACAAGTCATGGGTTTTCCGAACGTGGAAGAGATGTTGGATATTCGAAGAGTGATAGTTATTGGGATGGGAATCTTGATTTACACAGGCCGAGCGTTTTATCTCATAAAGTAGCTCAGAGTCCATATGACAGATGGGGTCAACGTGGCAATGAAACTGTAGGTTTTGATGAAAGGGATTTATTTTCAGGTGGCCTTGTTGGTGTTATCAGAAAGAAAAGAGATGCTGCAAAATCAACTGATTTTCATGATCCCGTTAGAGAATCTTTTCAAGCAGAACTTGAAAGAGTTCAGAAAATGCAAGAGCTTGAAAGACAGAGAATCATTGGAGAACAAGAAAAAGCTTTGGAGCAAGCTAGAAGAGAGGAGGAGGAGAGACAAAGAAGGATCAGGGAAGAGGAGGTACGACAGCGAAGGATTGAAGAGGAAGCCCGAGAAGCTTCATGGAGGGCAGAACATGAGCGATTAGAGGCAATTCGAATAGCAGAAGAACACAGAATTTCCAGGGAGGATGAAATGAGAAGAATTTATGTGGAAGAAGAGAGGAGGAAGCAAGCTGCCAAACTGAAGCTTCTGGAGTTGGAAGCTAAGATAGCTAAGAGGGAGGCTCAAGCGGCTTCAGCTTCCAGGGGTAATATATCTGCTCCTAACATGGTTAATGATGAGCAACTAGAAGCTTCAGTGAAGGAAAAAGATTTCTCCAGGACTTTGGATACTTGGGAAGATGGTGAGAGAATGGTCGATAAGTTGACAACTTCAGCTTCATTTGATCCATTTGCTCCTAGCAGGCCTTACGAGATGAGCTGGAGACCTTACCCTCCTAGTGAAAGTTCTTCAAGCTTTCTTGATGCAAGAAAAGGAATAATTCATAGAGATGCTTTTGAAAATGGTGGCAGCTTCTGTCCGCCACCGTTGGAACAGGAGATTGATCATTACAGTCCAAGAAGAGATGCATTTGGTGGTGGCAGAGCAGTGTCAAGGGATAATTCTTATGGGAGGGCAAGGAATTCTATGAGACAGCCTCGTGTTCTTCCTCCTCCCTCGCTTAATTTATCTCAGAGGGCTCCTTTTGAGCGACCTATTGACCATTCTGGCCCCTCGGCTGTGCTTGACGATGAAATTCGATATACCAATTCTGCAATAAGTTTACCAATTAGGCGGACATCTTATAATGGTAGTAATCAAAAGGGTCTCCAACTGCCTGAAGTGGAGGTTAAAAATATAACCCCTGAAGACCAGATtcaaaacaataaatctaggTGTGATTCACAATCATCGTTATCTGTTTCAAGCCCTCCAAATTCTCCTCCTCAGCTTTCCCATGATGAGTTGGATGGATTTGAAGATTCTCCAGTAAAATCTGGTATAACAGAAGTGAGAGGTAATATTTTAGCTGAGAGTGGATCTGTTGTCTTGAATGGTAAATCTAGCACTGCGGTATTGGTTGCTGGTTTTGCTAGCGAGGATGAAGAATGGACTATTGAAAATGATGATACACTGCAACATCAAGAAGAATATGATGAGGACGAAGATGGTTATATAGAAGAAGATGAAGTGCGTGATGGCGATGATGAGAATCTTGAGCTGAGTAAAAAGTTTGAAGCCCTGGAATTTGAAGAAACAGAGCCATCTGCTATGGTGGATAACGTGGTCTTAGGCTTTGACGAGGGTGTTGAAGTGGTAATACCGAGTGATGACTTTGAAAATAGCTCAAGGACCCAAGATAGAACATACGGAATCTCCGACATTTCAGGTGATGTAGGGGATAGAAGAGGACCAATTGATGGGCTTCCTGCTGAAGAACAGGGCCTTCTGAATGCAAATGACATGTCTAATATAATTGCAAATACCTCCTCTGTTAAGATCAAAGAAAGTGAATTGATATCGGAAGGTTCTATTGGTCAATCTGTTGAAGCTTCCTATTCCTCCTCattagatcttttagactgtgTTGATTCCTCGGTTAGCACTGGCTTAGCTTTGCAGCAATCAGTCGCATGTTCGGGTGATGTCACAGCTGCTGTTGGCCAGACTAGTATATCATCTGTATCTTCTGCTGGAAGCCCTACTGATTTACCTGTTAAACTACAGTTTGGGCTGTTTTCTGGTCCATCTTTGATACCTTCTCCTGTGCCGGCAATTCAAATTGGTTCCATTCAGATGCCTCTCCACATCCATCTACCTGTTGGTCAATCCTTTACTTACTTGGATCCATCGCAGCCCCCAGTGTTCCAGTTTGGCCAGATGCAGTATACATCTCCTATCTCACAGGGAATATTGCCCATGCCCCCCCAATCAATGTCTTTTATTAAGCCTAACATGCAGGTCCCTTTTAATCTGAATCAGAGGACTGGAGACTCTATGTATAATCAGCCTGCTCCAGATGTTTCTGCCCAGAATGTGGCAGAACACGAGTTCAACAAGCTTCCAGGTTTTGTTTCAGGACCACCTGAGCAATCTCATGGGAGCCTTTCCGTGGGAATTAATTCTGTTTGGGAAGCAGAGAGTCGTTCTGACCAAAATATTGGCCGTACAACTTGTCTTTCAAGTGCCACTGGTAAAGAAATGGAATCAAATTCTCTACGTCGGATGGAAGAGAAAGGGCATTATGACTCAGCTCCAAAGAATTACTTACCATCATCCGAAGAAAAGGAATCTGAAAGTCAGATGAAGATTATGCAACTGCCAGTTCGCGCTGCTTCTGGGGATAAAATTTTCAGTGGACCTAGACGTCTTGATCGATTGTATAGTGGCAGGGGAAAGAACAATTCCTATATAGTCAGAAAAGCAGATACCAGATCATCTTTCACTAATGGTATGCCCACGAATTCAACTGGCTTCCAGAGAAGATCTCAACGGACTGTTCGACATACTGAATTTCGAATTCGGGAGAGCATTGACAGGGGGAAAGGACCTCTGATGGTTTCCTTTAAAGATTCTGGCTTAGATTATAAGTCAAGTTATGCAGGAAAGGCTATGGGAGATTTTAGAAGAAGCTGGTCTAAGAGAGGTAACATTTCTAATAGACCACTGAAGCACAGAACTAAAGCAGAAGTCTCTGATGGTATTTATTCGGAGGTGGCCAATCCTGGAGACATGGTAGCAAAAGAGATGGGAAAAAATGTATCTTTTAAGAGTCGAAACATTTCCTACACCAATGAAGCAAATTTACCAAAAAAGGTTTCCGAGGATGTTGATGCTCCCTTGCTGAAGGGTGTTGTTCGCGTTTATGAGCAACCTGGTATAGAAACTCCCAGCGATGAGGATGATTTTATTGAAGTCAGATCCAAAAGACAAATGTTGAATGATCGACGTGAACAAAGGGAAAAGGAAATCAAAGCGAAATCACTCACCACAAAG AGGGAAAAAGAAATTAAAGCGAAGTTACTCACCACACAG CAGCCACCTTGCAAATTGCATGCTCGGAAACCATATTCTATTGTCTCTGGAGGCCCAAGTGAGCTTGCCATGCCATGTGAGAACCAAGAATCTTGCTTGGATGTTGCTGTCTCAGAGAGCCATCAGTTGGCACATAATGAAGTATCAACAGGGTATACCACATCTATTTTCCAACCTCTGGCCCCAATTGGCACTCCTATAAATTCCGAATCCCAGAGTATCAA GCCCCGAACAGGTTCAATGACTGTTATATCTAGTGGCGAAAAAGGATATGAGAATAAAAACAATGACACAAACCAAATCAAGTTGTCATCAACTTCTTGGAGCACTTCAGGGATGAACCAACAG GTCATGTCACTGACACAGACCGAACTCGAGGAGGCTATGAAACCTATGCGATACAATTCAGACAATTCTATTGTTGGAGGTCATTCCAGCACAGCTAGTGATCCCATCTTGCCAACGATGTCCATTTCGGTCAAGGAGAAAAAATTTTCTTCTGGTGCAAGTCCAATCAATTCCTTGCTTGCTGGAGAGAAAATCCAATTTG GTGCTGTGACATCTCCTTCTGTTCTTCCTCCTAGTAGCCGTGCAGTATCACTTGGGATTGGTGCTCCAGGTTCCAATCGACACGATGTGCAAATCTCTCGCAACTTTTCAGTGGCTGAAAATGATAGTTCTCTTTTTTTCGAAAAAGAAAACCATTCCACTGATGGCTGTGTTCCATTACAAGATTGTAAGGCTGAAGCTGAAGCTGCAACAGCTACTTCTGTCGCTGCCATCTGTGTTGATGATTTTGTCAGTAATGGGTTGGGGCCATTAAGTGCAGCTAATGTTCCAGATACCAAAACTTTTACCCGTGCTGATATTGATGTCATCACGACAG GTGTAATTGGAGGTCTGCAATCGGTAAATCATTCAAGAGGTGAGGAGTTGCTAAGCGTTTCTCTTCCAGcagacctctctgtcgagacaACTCAAATCTCCTTGTGGTCACCATTGCCAAGTTCTCAGAGTTCTTCTACCCAGATGCCTTCTCATTTTTCTGGTGGTCCTTCCCACTTACCTTTTTATGAAGTAAATCCAATGTTGGGCGGTCCACTTCTTGCTTTTGGTCCGCATGAAGAATCTTCTGGCACATTATCTCAGCCACAAAAGAGTACAGCACCCAGTTCAGGACCTATCGGTAACTGGCAGCAATGGCATTCTGGTTTGGACTCATTTTATAATCCTCCAACTGGGTATCCAGGCCGTCTAGTTAGTCCATCTGGAAGCATTCCCGGGGTTCAGGGCCCCCCACATATGGTTGTCTACAATCATTTTGCTCCAGTTGGACAATATGGGCAATTTGGTCAATATGGGCAATTTGGTTTAAGTTTTATGGGAACCACCTTCATCCCTTCTGGACATACTTCAACTTCTGTTCAAGTTAATGATGGAGATGTGCATGGCATAAATACGACGTCCACTCAGCATAATGCTTCCAATATGATGGCTCCCATTCGGCATCTTTCCCCTGGATCTCCACTAGTGCCTATGGCCTCCCCCTTGCCCATGTTTAATTTATCTCCATTTCAGGTAAAAGAATCTAGTTCTTTCTGCAAGTCATGTTGTGTTGCTGAAATTACCGTGCTATTATTTTGCATATTA TAG